In Rhodamnia argentea isolate NSW1041297 chromosome 11, ASM2092103v1, whole genome shotgun sequence, one genomic interval encodes:
- the LOC115736350 gene encoding aconitate hydratase 1 — MACENPFKSILKALERPGGGEFGKYFSLPALGDSRIDRLPYSIRILLESAIRNCDEFQVKSKDVEKIIDWENTSPRQVEIPFKPARVLLQDFTGVPAVVDLACMRDAMNSLGGDPNKINPLVPVDLVIDHSVQVDVARSENAVQANMELEFHRNRERFGFLKWGSTAFHNMLVVPPGSGIVHQVNLEYLGRVVFNTNGMLYPDSVVGTDSHTTMIDGLGVAGWGVGGIEAEAAMLGQPMSMVLPGVVGFKLTGKLRDGVTATDLVLTVTQMLRKHGVVGKFVEFYGEGMSELSLADRATIANMSPEYGATMGFFPVDHVTLQYLRLTGRSAETVFMIESYLRANKMFVDYNEPQVERTYSSYLELDLKDVEPCISGPKRPHDRVPLKEMKADWHACLDNKVGFKGFAVPKESQGKVAEFTFHGTPAQLRHGDVVIAAITSCTNTSNPSVMLGAALVAKKACDLGLEVKPWIKTSLAPGSGVVTKYLQKSGLQTYLNQLGFHIVGYGCTTCIGNSGDINESVASAITENDLVAAAVLSGNRNFEGRVHPLTRANYLASPPLVVAYALAGTVDIDFETEPIGEGKDGRKVFLRDIWPSNEEVATVVQSNVLPGMFMATYEAITKGNPMWNQLSTPSSTLYAWDPTSTYIHDPPYFKSMTMSPPGPHGVKDAYCLLNFGDSITTDHISPAGSIHKDSPAARYLMERGVDRRDFNSYGSRRGNDEIMARGTFANIRLVNKLLKGEVGPKTIHIPSGEKLSVYDAAMRYKSEGHATIILAGAEYGSGSSRDWAAKGPMLLGVKAVIAKSFERIHRSNLVGMGIVPLCFKPGEDAETLGLTGHERYTINLPNSVSEIRPGQDITVVTDNGKSLVCTLRFDTEVELAYFDHGGILQYVIRNLIGARH; from the exons ATGG CTTGCGAGAATCCTTTCAAGAGCATTCTGAAGGCGCTCGAGAGACCGGGAGGTGGCGAATTCGGCAAATACTTCTCTCTTCCAGCCCTCGGCGATTCCCGGATTG ATAGGTTGCCGTACTCCATTAGAATTCTTCTGGAGTCGGCCATTCGGAACTGCGACGAGTTCCAGGTCAAAAGCAAGGATGTCGAGAAGATCATCGACTGGGAAAATACTTCTCCTAGACAAGTTGAGATCCCATTTAAGCCAGCTAGAGTGCTGCTGCAG GATTTTACTGGGGTGCCTGCTGTTGTTGATCTTGCTTGCATGCGTGATGCGATGAATAGCCTTGGGGGAGATCCAAATAAAATCAACCCACTG GTTCCAGTGGATCTTGTTATCGACCACTCAGTTCAGGTTGATGTGGCAAGGTCAGAAAATGCTGTCCAGGCAAATATGGAACTTGAGTTTCATCGGAACAGGGAAAGATTTGGCTTTCTCAAGTGGGGTTCAACTGCATTTCATAACATGCTCGTTGTTCCTCCTGGGTCAGGGATTGTCCACCAG GTTAATCTAGAATATCTTGGCAGAGTGGTCTTCAACACAAACGGCATGCTCTACCCTGATAGTGTTGTAGGTACTGATTCACATACAACTATGATAGATGGATTGGGAGTTGCTGGTTGGGGAGTTGGAGGAATAGAAGCAGAAGCTGCAATGCTTGGCCAG CCGATGAGCATGGTCCTTCCTGGTGTTGTTGGGTTTAAATTAACTGGGAAGCTGAGAGATGGGGTAACAGCAACTGATCTGGTCTTGACGGTAACACAAATGCTGAGGAAGCATGGTGTTGTGGGCAAATTCGTGGAGTTTTATG GGGAAGGAATGAGCGAACTGTCATTGGCTGATCGTGCCACCATCGCTAACATGTCACCCGAATACGGTGCCACTATGGGCTTTTTCCCTGTTGATCATGTCACTCTGCAGTATCTGAGATTGACAGGCAGAAGCGCTGAAACT GTTTTCATGATAGAGTCTTACTTGCGGGCGAATAAGATGTTTGTGGATTACAATGAG CCCCAAGTAGAGAGAACATACTCCTCGTATCTGGAACTGGATCTTAAGGATGTGGAACCATGTATTTCGGGTCCCAAAAG GCCACACGATCGAGTTCCACTGAAAGAAATGAAAGCTGATTGGCATGCATGCTTGGATAATAAGGTTGGATTTAAG GGCTTTGCTGTACCTAAGGAATCACAGGGAAAGGTTGCAGAGTTCACATTTCATGGGACTCCAGCTCAGCTTCGGCATGGGGATGTTGTTATAGCTGCTATCACTAGCTGCACAAATACTTCAAATCCCAGTGTAATGCTTGGTGCTGCTTTGGTAGCAAAGAAGGCTTGTGACTTAGGATTGGAG GTAAAGCCATGGATTAAGACGAGTCTTGCTCCAGGCTCTGGGGTTGTGACAAAATATTTGCAGAAAAG TGGCTTGCAGACATATTTGAACCAGTTGGGATTCCATATTGTTGGCTATGGATGCACTACATGCATTGGGAACTCGGGTGATATTAATGAATCAGTTGCATCAGCTATTACCGAAAATG ATCTTGTAGCTGCAGCTGTATTGTctggaaacagaaattttgaaggTCGTGTTCACCCCCTAACAAGGGCTAACTATCTAGCTTCTCCTCCTCTCGTGGTTGCCTATGCTCTCGCTGGCACA GTAGATATTGATTTCGAAACCGAACCCATTGGGGAAGgaaaagatggaagaaaagTATTCTTGAGAGACATTTGGCCATCAAATGAAGAAGTGGCAACT GTTGTCCAATCAAACGTGCTTCCAGGTATGTTCATGGCTACATATGAAGCTATCACTAAAGGAAATCCTATGTGGAATCAGTTATCTACACCTTCTAGCACTCTCTATGCTTGGGACCCAACATCAACATACATTCATGACCCACCATATTTCAAGAGCATGACGATGTCTCCTCCTGGCCCACATGGCGTGAAGGATGCATACTGCTTACTGAACTTTGGGGACAGCATTACGACTGACCATATTTCTCCAGCTGGTAGCATTCACAAGGATAGCCCTGCTGCAAGATATCTAATGGAACGTGGGGTTGATAGAAGAGACTTCAACTCTTATGGAAGTCGCCGAGGGAATGACGAGATTATGGCGAGAGGAACTTTTGCCAACATTCGCCTTGTCAACAAGTTGCTGAAAGGAGAAGTTGGACCTAAAACAATCCACATCCCCAGTGGGGAGAAACTATCTGTTTATGATGCTGCCATG AGGTACAAGAGTGAGGGGCATGCCACCATAATTTTGGCTGGTGCTGAGTATGGAAGTGGAAGTTCTCGCGATTGGGCTGCCAAGGGTCCGATGCTGTTG GGCGTGAAAGCTGTCATAGCAAAGAGCTTTGAGCGGATTCACAGAAGTAATCTAGTTGGAATGGGTATTGTTCCTCTATGTTTCAAGCCTGGGGAGGATGCAGAAACGCTCGGACTGACCGGCCATGAGCGCTACACCATTAATCTTCCGAATAGCGTGAGCGAAATAAGGCCTGGCCAGGACATCACGGTGGTGACTGACAATGGCAAGTCACTTGTGTGCACACTACGGTTTGACACCGAG GTTGAGCTGGCTTATTTCGATCATGGGGGCATCCTGCAGTACGTCATCAGGAACTTGATCGGAGCTAGACATTGA
- the LOC115736386 gene encoding uncharacterized protein LOC115736386 produces the protein MQHAKVGAVPPPPPPLPNFRARRAVAETSVTNREIARFWRQKRIEEEDHLLAAIKAAARVRARKLSEDDYKRFVESLDDVNGNAKENNAAVAASHMMWSHAKEEKEVRIGIKDWWTKSKYAYLNQPALKSMDHPRRTSSYTPNCFSYKPVPLYPTSLGVF, from the exons ATGCAGCACGCCAAAGTGGGAGCGgtgcctcctccgccgccgccgctccccAATTTCAGGGCCAGGAGAGCGGTCGCTGAGACCAGCGTGACGAACAGGGAGATTGCCAGGTTCTGGAGGCAGAAGCGCATCGAGGAGGAAGATCACCTCTTGGCGGCGATCAAGGCCGCGGCACGTGTCAGGGCGCGGAAGCTCTCG GAGGACGACTACAAGCGTTTCGTGGAGTCTTTAGATGATGTAAACGGCAACGCCAAGGAGAACAACGCGGCGGTGGCCGCTTCCCACATGATGTGGAGCCACGCCAAAGAGGAGAAAGAAGTGCGCATCGGAATAAAAGACTG GTGGACGAAGAGCAAGTACGCGTACTTGAACCAACCGGCCCTCAAGTCTATGGATCACCCGAGAAGAACTTCCTCTTACACTCCGAACTGTTTCTCGTACAAGCCTGTTCCACTGTATCCGACTTCTCTCGGAGTGTTTTAG
- the LOC115736482 gene encoding probable prolyl 4-hydroxylase 10: MAKPRHSRFPQRKPPSSQLLRAVLLIFGFVVLIFLVLGVFSFPSSSGGSSKANDLSSILRKSAERSGLGRDGDRGEQWVELISWEPRAFVYHNFLSENECKYLIEIAEPHMHKSTVVDSATGKSKDSRVRTSSGTFLKRGRDKIIRDIEKRIADFTFIPAEHGEGLQILHYEVGQKYEPHYDYFVDEYSTKNGGQRIATILMYLSDVEEGGETVFPAAKGNFSAVPWWNELSDCGKEGLSVKPKMGDALLFWSMKPDGVLDESSLHGGCPVIKGNKWSSTKWLRVHEYKI, translated from the exons ATGGCGAAACCGAGGCACTCGCGCTTCCCGCAGCGGAAGCCGCCGTCCTCGCAGCTGCTCCGCGCCGTGCTCCTCATCTTCGGCTTCGTCGTGCTGATCTTCCTCGTGCTTGGCGTGTTCTCGTTCCCCAGCAGCTCCGGTGGCTCCTCTAAGGCGAACGATCTGAGCTCGATTTTGAGGAAGAGCGCGGAGAG GAGTGGACTTGGAAGAGATGGAGACAGAGGCGAGCAGTGGGTTGAGTTGATCTCATGGGAACCTAGAGCGTTTGTATATCACAATTTTTTG TCTGAAAACGAGTGCAAATACCTGATCGAAATCGCCGAGCCCCATATGCATAAGTCAACTGTTGTAGATAGTGCTACTGGAAAGAGTAAAGATAGCAG GGTACGGACAAGCTCAGGGACGTTTCTGAAGAGAGGGCGTGATAAGATAATTAGGGATATTGAGAAAAGGATAGCAGATTTTACCTTCATACCCGCAG AGCATGGAGAGGGACTTCAAATTCTCCACTATGAAGTTGGGCAGAAATATGAACCTCACTATGACTACTTCGTCGATGAATACAGCACTAAGAATGGTGGTCAACGAATAGCTACTATTCTCATGTATCT CTCTGATGTTGAGGAAGGAGGTGAGACAGTTTTCCCTGCAGCCAAGGGCAACTTTAGTGCAGTACCTTGGTGGAACGAGCTTTCTGATTGCGGTAAAGAAGGACTTTCCGTTAAACCGAAAATGGGTGATGCACTTCTTTTTTGGAGTATGAAACCTGATGGTGTTCTGGATGAATCCAGTTTGCATG GTGGTTGCCCTGTTATTAAGGGGAACAAATGGTCATCGACTAAGTGGTTGCGTGTGCATGAGTACAAAATTTGA